The Thalassophryne amazonica chromosome 20, fThaAma1.1, whole genome shotgun sequence sequence atgtatgtatgtatatgtatatgtatgtatgtatgtatatgtatatgtatgtatgtatgtatatgtatgtatgtatatgtatatgtatgtatgtatatgtatgtatatgtatgtatgtatgtatgtgtatgtatgtatgtatatgtatatatatatgtatatgtatgtatatgtatatatatatgtatatgtatgtatatgtatatatatatgtatatgtatgtgtatgtatatatatatgtatgtatgtatgtatatgtatatatatatgtatatgtatgtatatgtatatgtatatatgtatgtatgtatgtatgtatatgtatgtatgtatgtatatatgtatatatgtatgtgcaagattaaaaaaaataacattttgttgCACTGCTATTTTCAGATATCTTTAACATAAGATGTCTTTCTTTTTATCTTTCTTTTTATTCCATACCATTAAACTAGTTTGAAATCTACAGGGACATCAGGTTTCTCTGTCATCAATGCAAAGGCACAACAAACCACACAAGTGGCACACCCACATTTAAAGATGTGAACTTTGATTTACTTTGGGTTTTGCTCATTGCTTCTGTTTTCTCTCCCCCTCCTCTGCAGCCAGTCAAGAAATATGGGTGGAAATTGTTTTTAGCTGACAGACTGATGGTGCACCAGCTATTCACTGAAgagaagaaattaaaaaaaaaaaaaattatgtctgAGCAAAGTGGTTTAGTCCCAGAGTCAGGAGATGTGGTGCTGTCACCTGCTGCAACTGCAGAGCCACAAATATCAGCAAGCAAAAATCCacaagagagcaacaacacagaagAAGATAGAAACTTTCTGaataaagaagaagaggaggaggagaccagCACTGTGCTGGAGCCGAGCACCCTGCCGTGGTCAGGAGACAAAGGTGAGAAGCCCCAGATAAACGCCGGTGATGGAGGGTGGCCAGAAGAACTAGTTTCAGAGCACGAGGAGCCGGACACGGGCATCAGTGCAGGAAGCCTGTCGGAGGAACGGAGCCAACCGGAGAGCGACGGCAAGAGCAAAGACAAATGGAGGGAGAGCATGCCCGAGGGCGAGAGGTGGAGGGACGACGAGGTGCCTCATAAAGGGGACAGTTCGCTGGCAGacgatgaagaggaggaggaggaagtggaGGAGGAGTCCAACTGGATGCCAGAGAAAGCTGCTTTGGTTTTCACTCCTCAAGTCAAGATTGTGCGCCCGGCCAGCAGAGAACTCCCTGAGGAGAGCAGGAGCTTCATCGAGAAGGTCATCGAGAGGGCGCCGCCAACTGACTCTGTGCCGCCTGTGCACGTGTACCCAGATTGGACAGAAGAGGACAACAAATACCGTGAGTGTGACAAGCCTGAAAATAAGTCTTAACCTCTCACTGTGGACCATGAACATGACATAGCTGCAGTTTTTGTGAGTAAAACTGTAATATCTAGTTTGTGCCTCTGTGGCATTTGATTGAATCTTTCCAAAATTAAACAGATTTTTCCTCAACGAACATACAGCCCTTCCACCGTGTTTAATCCACACAGGCTCCAAACTGTTTGAGCTAAACACTTACAACCTTTAACTTTGACCTTTTTGGGttactcaaggtcaaaggtccaaTGACCAGTTGAAAGGTGATCTATATGACTTCATAACCATTGGTGTAACTTCAACTGGTTGCTCAAAATAACCATTCTAAATGTCTCATGTATTTAAGCGTTGGTCTACAATGTGGCCTTGACTGTTAATTGATTTTGCTCCAAATTAGATTAAAGCTTATTTTGTTCAGACACagatagttttatttatttaattacctACAAATCTGTGTACCCTGAAACATATAACTTGGTTGAGGGGAGGGTGGTGGGCGTGGATTcaggaaaaaaaaccaaaaacttcCTAAACTTCAGTTTTTGTCAGCAGTGTGAAATTTCCATATTATGCACAGACCCTTAACAGAAAAATATCCCACATGTtctcactgatgcctcacagcagcgAGGTCCAGGGTCTGAATCAGTCTCTGATCTTTGTTTGTGGACTTTGTTTAGTTTTCTTTACAGcttccacccccaccccacaaaCAAGCTTGTTTGTGGAGTGACTTTCAGCTGACTTCATGGGCTGCAAACTTTTTGTAATGTAACAAGTTAAAATTACAGCCTTCTCACAGAATCCATGTTTGATGTGTTGTTAAGCCCCTTCTACACTGGGTCCGCTTCGAGTTGCGTTGTGCagtgtcatgacgacgccatgtggaagcaacctagtgcagagacgatgcagctcaacgccacaacagcgcAAGGGACGTAAAAGATGAAGCgaatcggatgccaaaaattaaacatgtttaatttttttgcgtcctgtgctcgacgcagaaattaagtggttgcAACACAAGTCAgggcaacgtgactggaagccacaccctcacaatacgacGTTACCTGATGCCAgtttgattcctgctgtgttccattgttcctgaagtataaatcatgcaggattgtttttataccgtgtacacaatacagtaaaaactacacgcacaaagaccacagaaaaaaaaatgctgattgcagctgctgcagctgctacgCGCTCTTAAGTTCTCTCACAActatgtttaaataaagtccataaaagtcctgctcacagactgattgccagagacaggacatgcccacatccagtaaaaagtcctgacatctccacatttactcacggacggttcattcacacttgcacatagctcgcggtcaaaggaacaaagataaactataacagaaatcagagagcagacctgcagctcagaacAAGAACAAATaattagaagagaaatcagagtgcacaatcTGTCTGTAGACAAACTGCCTGCAGCTCCTCtttgtcctcacctcctctctgctcccctgatgcgcgcacctgacgcagacattgcTGCATCATCATGACGCCACACGTAAGGGGCTTTAgtttttagttagttagttttggGCGGTTGATGTTGCTGTAAGGACTAAACTAGAAGTTGCACGTGGAGAACACGCAGCCCCCATCAGGGTATGAACAGACTTTTAAAAGATGAGTTTAATgtctctgtgatgtcataaggtttttttttttgaaataccAGAAGCATAAAAGAAAATGTTTTGAAATTGGCTCAGAATTCAAACAGCTCTTCCCTGGTAAGATTTGGTTTGCACCGGCAGACTCCGGTGGTCACGTCACTGCTGCCCCAGTTGGTTGGTGGAGTCAATGACAGTAAATTTGaccaactaaaataaataatgaatgaaaGCTTTACTGAGCATGTTTCAAACCTCTGcacactgtttgtcatcttttgcttttctacttttgttCCCAACAGGAAAATAAATTTGGTTTAATCGTCGTCTGTCTAATCAGGTGATTGCAAGTCTTGACACAAATCATTCTGCTCGGTTTCTTAGTCATCTTCCTCGCTCGTTAAAGACAACCGCCGCTTTGAGTCACACAACAaaacttgtttttgttttctgccccGTCAGACCTGTGTAAAGATTTATGCAGAGAAAAACTGAAGCTGATTCTGGGGACGGTAGCTGCAGGAATCCTCTTCCCTTTGCTGGTGTGGGCTGGATACACCTTCCTCCCCTTTGACCCACCGCTGCTGCAGAGCACCCCCCTGAGGGTGGTCTACACACTGCACTGCGCCTTCTTTGCCACCATCCCCATCCTGCTCGGTAAGACACACGCCACCCGCGTGGTGATCTGTTGGTGTTTCCTTTTATTTCCGTCAGAGGACAACACCAAACGCTAATCAAATGTCTGCTAATGCTACCTTTTTAGAGATGTGACATTATAAGGAACCACAAAATGAAAATTCCAGCCAGGCATTAGTCAGCTACGATGGCATTTTAGCGCtacattgagtt is a genomic window containing:
- the LOC117502127 gene encoding transmembrane protein 79-like translates to MVHQLFTEEKKLKKKKIMSEQSGLVPESGDVVLSPAATAEPQISASKNPQESNNTEEDRNFLNKEEEEEETSTVLEPSTLPWSGDKGEKPQINAGDGGWPEELVSEHEEPDTGISAGSLSEERSQPESDGKSKDKWRESMPEGERWRDDEVPHKGDSSLADDEEEEEEVEEESNWMPEKAALVFTPQVKIVRPASRELPEESRSFIEKVIERAPPTDSVPPVHVYPDWTEEDNKYHLCKDLCREKLKLILGTVAAGILFPLLVWAGYTFLPFDPPLLQSTPLRVVYTLHCAFFATIPILLGVLVQGVARLHYSVLEPLYNTSLLNKHVAVHWHFVHESLPLFVFYFLQLAVMATYVSQDLLKLVPLLTIIFAFGRLIYWLCLALGSAVRGFGFGFSFFPILVMLGANLYFICSAVGHNAVFDVGPPLTPPPKQWAWG